The following is a genomic window from Pseudochaenichthys georgianus chromosome 9, fPseGeo1.2, whole genome shotgun sequence.
TTTAACCCTCAGGATGGGGTTGTTGCCTTTGTGTGTCACAGGATCACCAGACCTAAGTTATGGCCTCCATGATTATGTCTCATGCAGGGGGGGGAAGAGGAAGCACATATTAAAACTGACTTTGCCTTTGTCCATTTTATAGGCAAATCCATAAACTAAGGGTAGTCtgacatttattaaaaatatttCAGTGAATGACTTTGCTTTAGTACCATAACAGCACTTAAAACCCTTAGGACACATTTGGCCAGCAAATTAAAGTGTGGTTTTTCCACAATGTTTGACAAAAATGACTCATTGCGAGTGCTTTTCAAGGGTCACACCTCTTTAGGATTCACATTTCTAGCACAACATGTATCTATAAACGCAGCATAAGATATAGTGGCCTGTATGCAAAATAATTCAAGAGTTGTTCAGTAAAAATCAGAGGCAAAAAGATTGCACTGATGACATAATTGATTGGTGTTATCTCTCAGGGTTGCACTTTGCCCACAGCTGTTGGTCAGTGACAAGATACCTGGTAACTGACTTGGTTTGCAGACTGTATGTGTTTTGTATCACATTCTTAACATACTAATGTAGCTAGATTTCTCAACAAAAGCAAAAACCCTGGTTAATGGGTAACCTATGAGAAAATGCCTTATGTGTTGACAGGCTGATATGCTAGCTGCAACCATTAAACAAATAGATAACAAAATCCCTGTGGTGTAGTTAGGAGACGAAGGGGGAAAACAATTGAAATCGTTCTGAGTCAATCTTGAAATCAACATACAGCCTAAACCTTGAACGTATCATTGTTTTGGCTTGAATTGAACAAGCAGGATACAACTCCTTCCCCTAAGAATCTCTTTCATTGACAGTTTATTTCCTCTCAGGCTACACATTTCATGCCTATTTTTGCCATATTGACATACCTACTACAGGTATCAAGGTGCTTCAAAACCACCTGTTGCTCAAACGTCCCTCACGTTAGCTTGCATTCAACCCTTGCCTCTCATAACCAAGCAAACACAGTATGTTTAACAGAGCTTGAAACATAACTTACTTCCATAGCGTGGCTTTTGTAGAGCTGCGGTTTCTTCATGGTACATCTTGCGTCGTTTCCCCCACTCGTGAAGTCTTCTGCCCTAGAAATAACTTCACCTACAAGCTAACGTGACAGCGGTATGCCGCGCGTCTCGGGATATGTTGATGCCAATAAAGAAAAACACGCTGTGTCGTTAACTAACTGGAAACATAAACTGGAAATATGGTTCGAATTTCTTCAGAAGTTACATGAAAGCGCCGACTGTCACTTGCGGCAGACAATCCCCATGGTGTGCACTTCTTCGGCCTGAACCAAGTGTGTGTGCCTTATCTTTCCCCGGCAACGGTCTGACTGAAATGATTGACAGGTGAGATTTAGCCCCGTGCACCATCTGCTGGACATGAAGTGGCTCGTGCTGCATTTAGTCATTTCATTGTATATTAAATGATATCCGACTTTTACATTGTGTTGGCTATATGGCCCTTCATAGTGTTTATATGACGAGTACATAGatgttcatttttttaaatatttttaaatatttgatgtttatggtttattttctactcttttttgttttcgcATTATATGCAATGCCTGTGatgaaaacatttcccaaatcgggatcaataaagtaaatctaatatcttgtacacctacTGCCACAAGGGGGACTACTGTACTCATATCCAGTAAAAACTACTGAGATGTTATACTATAAGTAAAAGTTTCAATACTAAATTGAAAAAatactgttacaagtaaaagtcctccaTTCAAAATATGACTTAATTCAAAGTATAattgatttgattgattttggcatcaaaatacacttgaagtaccaaaagtataagtacttgTTTAGCGTAATCCCCCATTTTACAGTCATATTATGAAATAACTGGAATATAATTATGAATGCATTCATATGTTCATCACAGCTGCTGGAAGACCTTATTTTCATTACTTTATATACTGCATCTACCCATATAATAGATGAATTATTAGTtgatttaaaatgtgtattAGCTAATAATCTGAATATGTAAAGTAACTCAAGCTTTCAGAAAAAGATAGTGGAGTGAAGTACAATATTGGCTCCAAAATGAAGTGGAAGTTAAAATTCAAAGTGTCATTGAATAAAAACCCTTGGTCAAAGTGCCTCCAATTTAGACGCAGGTGTGGCCGAAATGAACAGAACAAATAGATGTGGCCTACGGGTGACGATAAATGGCCATTTAAAATACGTTTTGATTAAATGAAAGGCTTCcacatttatatatattctACAAATGATGTTGTCTAACTGGATAAAAACACCTATATTGTATAAATTAACCCAGTGTCACAGTATTATTGTTAGTTTAGTCATTTCCATTTCATAATTTGTCCACTAGATGTCAGCATTAGTTTGATAATATTGACCACAGGGTTTTTGGGCATGTCCTCACACTGACTCAACGACCTGGTTTACTGAGAGCACAAATGAGGTTAGACTGCCTTATTTATGTGTTTGCACAATTTTACATTGAAATGATATTGTTTTATTCAAATAATGCATAATTGAGACTCACATTTGGATCTCAATGCAAATGCCTCATCATGTAAGTACAGTAATGTGAAGCCCGGCATAATTTGCTCGAGAACATAGCTTTTATTGTATTGAATATATGTTCAAAAGCAGCACAGTCTGCAATCCCTGCTTCTCcaattaaataacataattCACAGGGCATCATTTGGCAAATATTTCTTCACATATTTTCACACTTATGGACCTTTCAACATACAGCTCAGTCATTCTATGACTGGCAGGCCCTTCACaataatatacacaactttattctCCACATACATTTGATCACCTCCATAACATGGATGAGAAACTTACAAGAGTGATACATTCACATTTTTACTCAACAAAAATctgaatattgccataattatCTGCCAGAAGAATTCACACAAAGAAGACAAAGTTGAGCACAAAAGAACAGAAGTTTTCTTACATACATGCACgtttttgcacacacacacacgctcacacatacacacacacacacacacacacacacacacacacacacacacacacacacacacacacacacacacacacacggagtagCAGGTGAATAGTGGTGTAAAGCCAAGGACACATAGAGATACAACAGAGATACAGTAGATGGATGTATGGCTTGGACAAAGAAGGAGACACATAACTCGATCAAGGAGCTTATACACGTATAACCCAGAAGTCCACCAATATCAGCTTTAATATGTACATTATTTACACTCATGCACCCTATACTCTGCtctacacaaacaaacacacacacacacacacacacacacacacacacatatgctcgctcatatacacacacacacacacacacacacacacacacacacacacacacacacacacacacacacacacacacataaatacagTGCAGCAATAACCCAAGTACCTGAAACATACCAGGTAAAATCATGTATCCCCAATATAACACCACAGGTAGATCTGTCACCAATTAAGGTTTTATCTCATTCAGAAAAATACAGATCAATACTTCTGTTATTGATAATACTTATTCTTGTTAATCTAGCATTGGATTGCCACTGAGCTAAAGTCATCATTTTTTATATCAGCACATTTTATTAGATCTTTTTGCTATATCTTTGTTCCAAAAATACTGAAATCATATGGTATTATGTTATATATATCTAAATAATTTCAATTTCAATTGAAAATGTTAGAGGTATTTTTGACACTTTCAAAGTAGCACTGGTCTAAGATCATTATCTTTGCAGTATACATTGAGGTTCCAATGTTAAAAGATAAGGTACTTAACAGCTAGTACAAGGTAGGTCATGGTTTCAAACGTaagattatggcaaaaatagaTTTTAGACACAAATGTTGGTAAAACAGAGCTAAAATGTGTCATCTGGTGTGTTTGTTTATCTTCAAATGTAAGCATCTGAGGATTATTAGTTTCCTTCGGAGAATCATGGTTGACACCAATTAGCTCTCATAACGAGGTGGATCTTATTTACATTATTAATTTGTAGTAATTCTCTGTAACTTACAACATTTGATCATGTTATGGTTCATTGTTACCTATAGGaactattgtttgttttttcattagCATAGTACGCTGATCTTACCTAATACCTGTATTATTTTAAATGGGGATGTTTAACAAAGGACACTCGCAAATGGATTCACACCCAAATAAAATCGTCCTTATAtttcacatatatacacacagaaATTGGCATGATTATTTAACGTACTTTCttcctattcagtttctgtctgTTGTCTGTTCCTCACAACCTTTGGACACCACATGCCTGTGGGCAGACTGCTGCAGTTAAGGAGAGGCACATTTCAAAAAAGGCCATTCAGTATTTTAAAAGGAAGTAGCGTGACATGTCATTATCAACGTCACTGCCACAAGCAAGGTCCAATAACACAAAACGAAATCAGAGGGAGAGCTCATCAGAGAGCCTTCGTACAATAATACAACACATGGATCGGGACCTGGAGTAACAACATTTGGATTAAATTCATTATTCATTATTTCAACTTCCACAATAACAAAAAGCAGAAAATAAAATTAGCTACCTCAGATTCAAAATACCACACAATTATTAGTACCAGAAAATAAAGTGTTTCAATATGGCCTTTTTGATTCTTTGTTGGGTAGGTAATGCAAAGGGCTTGGCATCATACAGAAGATATCTATTTTGAAAAGGTTGCAGATGTCAGAGTAAATGTCATGTCAAGCAAAACAGTTTCTTGTATAAGCATAGGGAAAAGATGTAGGTACAGTACATGTGGGTACCCGTCTATTTTAAGAGATGTTTTGCACACATAGTTTTGAACTATGTGTGACTTTAATTTATTGGATATTTTATTATTGACTTTCTGCACACCGTCTACAACGCTTCCTGTGGAAGAGTGTTGTGGCGAGCCAGCTGTCGTACAGCTGTCATGTGTCCGCTCTGTCTGATCATCTATTCCCCACGTTGTCACACAAGGTTGGCTGTGCTCATTAcagcttgtttttcacttttctcCCCATCTGGCTTGTCTTAATAAGACTGTATCAATATTAAAAGCCTTGAGCCTTAACCATGCAGTTACTCCACACAAGGTTATGGCTGCAGCTGGAAAAGGGCAACCAGTCACTGCAACAAAACTCCACCAAAGTTCGCCCAAAACCTGAGCAAACACTCAGCTCTGTCTGTGAAATCTCCTAAAAATACATTCAGAGAAAGGCTGAACTTAGCATTGACTAACTAGGAATTGATGTAGATGCATATGATCAATGTAAAAACACACTGTGAGAATGGTGGGTTCAGCTTTACCCTAGGTACAGTAGAGAATTGCATGAATAATGTTAAGATATGTGTGAACCAAGCCATTTGCATTCCTTGCTCAACGCTCCCTGGGCTTCCTCTCGGATTCACCCAAGTTCTATTCAGGTTTTCTCCCAGCTGATGGACGCCAAGCTGGTGTTACATGAGGACATTCGACTTGGTGTCAGGCAGCCGGAGTGCAACCAGGCCTCCCCCGACGAGCACAGACGAGGCCATGAGGATGGGGATGGACTTTGTGATGCCAACAAGAGAACCGAAAATCAGGTTTCCCAAGACTGCAGCCAGCTTGCAGAGAGCGTTGCAGAACCCAAAGCCTGTTCCTCTGTGGGGTGGAGAGCCGGGGACAGGAGGTAAAGGGAGAGAAAAGAGATAGAAAGGTGTTAGAGTTGACTGAATCACCTCTTTTTTTATGATGATCTCTTTCCACTACTGCATGTATGTATAAGTCCATAAACGAGTCTCAACAAAGACGTAAGTCAGTATATACTCTTGTCTTCTCACCTCCTGCTAGTCGGGAATGACTCAGTGGTGACGACATCCAGGGAGTTCCAGGCAGAGATGCTCAGGCCGTTGTAAAGGCACAACATAAAAATCATCATGGACTCACTGGTGCCGAACCACAAAAAGAAACAGCTGATACCCGAAAGCACCATGGAGCCACCTGAGagacaaaaaaacacacacgaaGCAAGAGTGAAGCAGCAAGAGTTAGTGCAAGCGACATTcgtttgaacaatgttcaactgaATTATAGGCCTAATCAAAATTGCCTCTCATACGCAATGATGGATGCCACATCCATACCATAAATCATTCCAACATCCCACAGTCAATGTGAAACCCAATTACTCAAGTGCACACATGAAACATGAACCTCCCTCTTCGCTCCGTTCTTACCTAACATGGACAGACGGCCAATTTTGTCCATGAGAAGCGCGGACACGATGTTGCCGGGCAGAACAGCCAGCGTCCCGAGGAAGTTGATGAAGTAAACCCAGTAGGCACTGTAGTCATCATCAAATGTCATCTGGCATCCTTTCTTGTTGTGAGTGAACGTGCTGTTGACTACCTCTGTGCCATCTATCAACTTGCTTTCATCAATGTCTGACaaagaatacaaaaaaagacATTTGGAAATAATAAGACACAGCCAATCACAACGCAGTATATTGTCATCTTGTTTCACAGATGTTTAATCATTTTTTGTTTCACCTAGACACAATTTAACCTGATGAATCTGAGAATCAGGAAAGAAAAACCTGTAGCTGTATAGTCGTGTTGATTTAGAAAAGCTAGGAATATTTAATACTTATATCTCACCAGTGTTGTAGAAGAAAGTATCAATGAAAGTGCAGTTACGGAAGAAGGAGCccacagatttcacatcatcaaAGTAGCAGTTACGAAAGGTAGAGTCAATGAATGTGACAGACCTCAGCTTCATATTGATGAATCTGAAatcaaaaaaacacatttacatCCTGTTTGTACGTACTTTGACTGTAAAACAGTTCATATACTGTATCCACAAGTTGACTTGTCCTACCGGTCGTTGATAAAGAGTCCGTTTTTGTGTATCTGGTTCTCCAGAGTGAAGTTGAAGGTGAAGTCTTCAATCCGTTCATCGCTGTGTATCTTCACTTTGGAGGCATAATCATCTGCCTGAAGGTGTTTGATGACATCAGGGAACCAGACTGACAGACCATAATACCTGCAACCACAACATATACAGGACGTTACAAATCTGTGGATACATGTTGAAGAATCTTGATCTGAGGTTCAAACACTGCTTTCAGACGCACTAGAAAACACCAATAGACACTTGTGGTTTCTCTTTGATTTCAGAGAGTGTTTTGTGGATGTTTTTTAAATCTCTAGCTGCTTTCACTCCCTCTTACTTTTTCTTCCCTCTGAGACACCAATGGAACAGTATTGATCCACAGACTTTGTTTCATTTCGAGACCATGCGACTTCTGCACAGCACAGGGATCAAGATGACAGAAATACAATGTGGCCGCTAGTGCTAATATCAGACCAGGCAGGGAAATTAGACTTGACTGATTTTTCTCAGACAGTAATGGGATCAACAGGAAGCTCACCCGAATGACAGCGTGAACCACACTATGGCCAGTCGCGTCATGTTTTCTTTCATAGGGTAGTTGAAGCACTTCATGAGATTCAGATAGATCTAAAGAGAGATACGATGCAGAttagacttcatgtgtttcaaaAAATACATTTGGTTTTGGGGCAGTGAGTGAAAATTAACTTGCCCCGTGTATTTCAGTCTTTATCCTAAAGAAACACTTGGAAACTCGGTTGCGAGACTCTGACTCCATTTCCACCAATTCATCCAGCTGTTTGGGTATTTTGATCCTGTTTACCTGAGGAAGCAAGTAAAAGAGAAAAAGATGATCACAGTATCATACATTAAGTGCATTCgacatccatttattgacaTCTTTGATGGTTTGGAGCATTTTGAAGGATGTTACTTgagtaatttttttattttccttagTTCAAACGAGATTGAGAGCACACAACTGTAATAAAAATCATTGTAAATAGTACATGATCAATTGGAGAAACACGTGTTGACTAAGAGGCTTTCCCAAAATGCAGCTCACGACGCAAATAAGCCTGAACGACACAAAACGGCTTTCAGAACCTTCATAATTCAGATTTGATCCTGCACAGTGAAAGCGTTAAAACCTGTCCCAGCGGTGGCAGAACATAAGCCTCTTTGCTTTTCCTTAAGCATCAGGAAACCCGGCCAAGACAGCGCACAGCAGAAGCAAACACTCACAGTGAAGACTTTCTCCGGTTGCCCACGCGCTCTCATGTTGGTGTCGTGGATCTGTTTGAGGATCATCCAGGCTTCATCATGCTTCCCCACCTGACAGGAGGGAAAGAGGGAGGATACATTCATGGGATCAGCAATGGTCTCGCTTAGTCAAG
Proteins encoded in this region:
- the sv2ca gene encoding synaptic vesicle glycoprotein 2Ca — protein: MEETYNNRTSLSKGAKDIVKEAKRHAKKKVNKVVDRATDGYSSHHNYSRFEDDEDEDEDFYRNPPRQGGEGNHDNEEGSSDATEGHDDEDEIYEGEYQGIPSDRKQKEGQVALGQPMSDASRDRKGLEEERQADEEELAQQYELIIQECGHGRFQWQLFLVLGLALMSDGVEVFVVGFVLPSAETDMCVPNSSSGWLGSVVYLGMMVGAFFWGGMSDKVGRRQCLLICMSTNGFFAFLSSFVQGYGLFLVCRVFAGFGIGGAVPIVFSFFSEVLSREKRGEHLSWLCMFWMIGEIYASAMAWAIIPHYGWSFSMGSAYQFHSWRVFVVVCALPCVCAVVALTFMPESPRFYLEVGKHDEAWMILKQIHDTNMRARGQPEKVFTVNRIKIPKQLDELVEMESESRNRVSKCFFRIKTEIHGIYLNLMKCFNYPMKENMTRLAIVWFTLSFGYYGLSVWFPDVIKHLQADDYASKVKIHSDERIEDFTFNFTLENQIHKNGLFINDRFINMKLRSVTFIDSTFRNCYFDDVKSVGSFFRNCTFIDTFFYNTDIDESKLIDGTEVVNSTFTHNKKGCQMTFDDDYSAYWVYFINFLGTLAVLPGNIVSALLMDKIGRLSMLGGSMVLSGISCFFLWFGTSESMMIFMLCLYNGLSISAWNSLDVVTTESFPTSRRGTGFGFCNALCKLAAVLGNLIFGSLVGITKSIPILMASSVLVGGGLVALRLPDTKSNVLM